The Cottoperca gobio chromosome 5, fCotGob3.1, whole genome shotgun sequence region catttaaatgttataattgTTTAATCTGGAGTTAAGTTAAGCTATTTCATACTGTTTGAATGTTAAGAATacatctgtaaaatgtattacCGTATTTTCcacactataaggcgcacttaaaagcctttaattttctcaaaaaacaacagtggattcattctggttgtgtttactgatctcgaagcgattttgtgtggtacacggcgctctgtcaaaatgttttagtacgactttggaaaactacaaagccgcactgtgctgcctatttctatgtttatagagttgggacatgttttttggctcagagtgagcgctccttggtttgttggtttgctgggggcgtgtcagagtgagcgcttctgctttgcgaggatctttgtttacggagctgcgagatcaacacgtggagcagagacgccaaaaaactgtgtttgtgactgtgatgcttgagccttggaaactatttgtctttttacaaagtaaaagaagaacagtaaagtcaagaaagcaaaccttgcatctttattggaggacttttgcatgctagctaactgtctagctacgcatagggatacgcgctgtaagggcagaacacgcaccgcttgcagcattacggctatcgtagtcaggagcgtcgcggagtaatacatactgtgcttcaccataatattacagtgtgtgtgtataaggaccctaaaatggcacctgtcaagagacacgcttacgacgcggacttcaaactcaaggctatcagtcacgcagtagaacatgggaatagagagaattcaacattaatgaatcaatggtacggaagtggaggaagcaagaagatgacgtttgatttggcggtatcagactgttttttttacgtgttacaactgaacaaggttgggagttattgtgtatacgctcattaacgtttgaaaaatgttgatagttattgtgaacacgtttaataaagtttgactgactgacttatctgactgttttgtttcgcttaatgcgccttatagtccggtgcgctttatatatgaaaacagatcgaaaatagaccattcattgacagtgcgctttatagtgcggaaaatacggtatattGTATTCTCAAATTGTTCATCAAATTCATTGATGATGAGTTgaactgttaaagtcaatgtaTTGgagtaaaaaggaaaaatatttccttctgaaatgaagtataaaataaatataaagaggcATACAATAAAAGTAACATCCCAAAGTACAGGTACCCCTACAAAAAGTTAACATATCATATGATCACTTTATCAACAGATGAATGAACTCACTTGCGTGTGCATCACACGTACCTACAGCCCTGTTCTGTACACAAAGAGGGCAGATGACAAACTCGTCCTGACAAACTTTCTCTTTAATTTTATCCTAAACTATTCAGCAACATTCCTTTATATGGTCATAGCCAGCGTAACTGAACATTGAAAAATTCAGCAAACCTCTTGAGGAAACGTTTTTGGAAGAGTTCAAACTTTAATTAATATTCAATGTGCATTGAAAATGTGACTCCCTGCAAACCTATGATGGAAATGgtgtattgttgttttaactGCTTCCTGCTGAAGAAAAGTTAACATACAGGCATGaggaaaatgaatgaaaaaagagGAGTTTTCAAAGGGGGCGTGATCCGTTTGTTCTGGATCACACTGCCATGGCCAAGCCTTATGAAGCATCAGGGTGGATTACAAACTCGCAAGGAAATGAGTTGACTCTCTTCATCTGGCAGTACGCttgaccactaggccatcaccatccAAGATGTAAGAAGCAAGATGTTGAAATGATGAGATGATAGTTGTGGTATTTGAATTACACGTTACATTATTTTCAGACTGAACAGGAACTTAAACAACAGTTAACTGTGCATGCACAAACCATTCTGACAGTTTCTGGGGACTAGCTTGTGCTCTTTATCATAAGGTGTAGGTTTTACTGTTGCCTCTAACATGTATGAAATGAGCTAATAACTAGTAACTTGGTTActcaaactgtaaaaaaaacatagtaAGAAAGCTTTAACCTGCAGCTATCCTCATCCTACACTCTGATATGGTTGCTTGTCTGACTTCATGGACCTGTGGAATATatcaccgtcacacacacactacacctGTGTGTCTTGGGTCTGTCTTGGATTCtgagagaaaaatacaaagtCGGTTCATCAACAAAGTGTCTGTCATCTGTCTTTTAATCTCGCCAAACTATATGAAGCATAACAAGTAATTGTAGACATAACTTAAAGTGGCAGTAGACAAGTTTtttgcacaatgtaatgaaTATAGAATAATGACAGACAGGTTTAGATTGGTTTCCTTTCCGCTTACATTACATGTTGATATCATTGAGGGCGTGGAGAGGGAAGTTGGGAAATATGGATAGTGCCAAAGGACAATTGAAGGGAGAGTGGGTGGAGGCAGATAACAATACTGGTTCCGTAAATCTACATGTGGCCTGAGTTTCTATACAAGTTGGTTTGAATCTCAACGGTTTCCTTATTTACTATACAAGGAAATGAATGTAAAACTTGcaaaaaatttttttttaactgagtATATGCAGCTAAACGGAGGTAAGGCATAGTCAGtttgcaaaaaaatacatttaaattcaatcTAGCATAAATGCAGTGGCAAGCCTTAGAAGTGAGGAATGCTGTTAGGCTACTTATTATAGGGtgggacggacagacagacaggttgaaAGCCTCACTGCAGAGTCAGAATAATTTCCTCATTACATTTCACTTCACTACACTTTGTCATAGCAGTTATGGTTTCAAGTGTCTTGTCCAGTCccgtgtgtgttctgtgtgtgatcCTGCTCCCAGCTGTATGGGGTGAGTTTTATTTAGCAGTTTTTTCTACTTATCTTAACGTACTTCCTCATATGCAGACAGCCACAAAATGAAACAGGTATAACCCAGAGTCAAGTTAAATCAGTTAATAAGTTAATAGATGCCATAGTTTCCTGACTACTACTTTGATTTCACTTCTCAATGACACTTGCTTTGAGCTCGTATGTACATGCAGGTTTAACTAGTTTAGCTGTTTATTCTTATCAGCTCATGTTGTAGCTGTAACTCTTTAATCTCTCCCCCCTCTTCACCACAACCCTGTGTTTTATGTTACAGCTGGTTATTGTAGCAGCTTTGTGGACACAGATGGCTACCAACATCTTGCGGAGCAATGTGGCTCCAGGTACTGCTGTGGaaactgcaaaagaaaatactgCTGCAGTGACAGGATATACTATTTCAGTCAAGCAAAACAAGAACGCTGTCAAGGAAGGTGAGCTTTTGTTTTGCACcggtgtttaaaaaaacaaaaaaaggtacaGGATaagaaacaatatttatttaaactctttAATGCATGCATTGAAGGAACTGCAGGATTTACATTTCACTGGAACTTTACCTTGTATGATGTGACAAATAAATCGGTCGATTGATCAGCATTTAAAGAAATTTGACTAGCTTTTTCTTCCCCCCAGTTATCCTAGCCATAAGAAAACCAACCGCACTGCTATAATTCTGGGAAGCATCATAGGGGCTGGTTTGCCCATTCTCTTCTGTGTGGGTCTCATCACCTGCTGTGTGGCTCCTTGCTGCTTGTGCTACAAGAAGTGCCGAAAAGGACACAACAGAAATCCCCAAAGTAGGTGACATATTTTTggtttcagtttagtttttttgtttaattttatgaACCGTATGTGCAAATGATCAAAGGAAAGTGAATTTTGTTATTATAACCAGGCACTCTCAGCAAGGCGAATGTTGAACCTTTctctcaaacaaaaacacaatcttTTGTTTCactatatattttgtgtgtatgtatttgtatgtcaTCATTTTTCTCAATCAGTAAACAAATCACAGAGTATTATTACCTTTATTTTCAAACCAAACTCCATCTATGACTTTACCTACAGCTGCGAGATTCGTCACCACCGTAGTCAATGTGCCCCAGCAGCCACTCGCCCCCTCCGGATACCAGCCGTCCTACCCAGGCTACCAGCCCGTACCTGCCCAGCCTGGATATGGAGGCCTGCCCAACCCTACAGCCCCACCATCATACATTGAAGCCAGTAAGTTAAGTTTAGCAGTGGCTGGCACATTTCAGACTGAATCAATCTGAGAGGATTAAACAGGTGTAGCAGGCTTGGTCACCCAGCCGTCCATGCTAATCCAGCTGGATGTTAAGTATCAGTTTGTATTGTGATTTACTAtagattttatgttttattatcatcttATTCCCATTTACAAATTAGTGTTTTTTCTGAGAGCAATAacgattacattttttttgctttttgacatgtttttaaagatttacatcttcaggAGGAATATGGGCAACAGACGGGATAGGGTAGTCTGATATGttgacaacaacacacataaaGAATAACACCAGCATTATGCTTTGACTACTCTTATTACttataacataaataaagaatggGAAAGCATTACAATGTTTCAGGAACAACAAACCAAATATGTTCCAATaacatacaaatgtgtttttttttcttccattttagtCAATCCAGTTGCAATACCTCCAGGGCTGCCGATGCTCCCCTTCCCCGGTCAGCCTTatgcaccaccaccacctcatACAGATGAATTTGCACCACTGCCCTACAACCCCTCTTATGGTCCAAATCCCTAAACATGTTTGAAAACCGTGGTTTCTACACCATTTCCACAGGAATGTTAAATGTGAGGATGACATTGTGTTACAATTTAGTCGATATTTATTCTGAGAATTCTGTATTCATTCACATTTTCAGTTTATTCTTGAGATACTGAGGAGTTTTGGGATTTCCTTCTGATAAGAAACTGTGGTGTCATGAGAACTATTCTGAAACTCTATTGAAAATGCTAAGCCTTTAACTACCACAAGAGGTCGCCTCTGccctgcttttattttgtgaagaaaagagaaacaatgtAATACTGCGTGCTGGAGCTACCAGGTCTTGTTATCGAGCACTGTTGTTTAACATGCAAGACAATAACCCTATGACTTTGTTTGGTCTCATTATGATTAAGCATACTTCACGCAGAGATCAAAGATTCAAATCACAGGTATTGTATTTAACCACTTGATGTAAATGACACATGTTTGGTTGTTCTTGTTCAATTTTAGGGATGACTGAAGACCATAAACTATCACTGGGTCATCATCTGATACCTTTTTAATTACTGTAATAtgagtttttatttactttatgatGTTTTGACTCTATACTCAGCAACACACTGAGTGtccttttaatacatttaatatttattttccaataatTTTGAATTTTTCAAAGCATTGTGAGAAGTTGTGATTGGTCACTATTTTCAGAATTCTTACAAAccaattgattaattaattgagaaaataatcagcagattaatccataatgaagtgaatcattagttgcagtcctgttcaaaaaaataataattagctcCACCTAAACTAACTAAAATAGTAAAATCCAGATTTTCcagtaaaaataattaatagtaataaagtaaaagtgaTATAATGTATAGGCCTAAAAGTTACAGTCAGGGGGAATTGTTTTGCAtggaatacttttacttaatacttttaagtacattttcctgattatacttacatacttttacttaagtaacattttcaatgcagggtCTTTTATGCAGcatttttacagtgttttttttttgtactcttacttgagtaaaggatctgaatacttcctccagcaCTGGCAGGTTTGAACTGATGATTTGTTGCACTGTGTTGAAAAAGAtggttgtttgtctttttgctgTCTCCAGTGAGGAGTGATTTGTTGCAGCAGGGTGTTTgcatgtgatgatgatggttgTATGCAGTAATGCATCTCTTCAATGGAGAACTGTGGTAGCTTGCTTGCTTCTTAAACCCTCTTACAATGAAATCagtgtttgattaaaaaatcCATAATGTTGTAGCTAAATATTAATACCTACAGTCTGACAAAACCACTGTGCTCAGTTTAGCCTCTTCCTTTGAGACCATGTTCAGTGGCGTGCTTCCATTTAATCCCATAATAACCAGCACCACTCCCTCTTATAGCATCACACACGATCCATTAATCAATACAGTAATAGTGCTGACTGCGGCTGTCTCAGTCATCGAAGTGACTATAACAGGAAAAATGACTGTATGTACTGCTCCCTGCTTGCCGTCTAAAATAAGATCTCTCCTTGAAGTGTGGTTCAGACTGCTAATGAGCACTTCGCCAGTGTCATGGACGATGTGGCAGATAATCTTTACAGCCAatgttctcctcctctccatctctttcttctctctttccctttcttccgtCCTTCCCTCTGCAGATGCTTTGTTCTGTCTGAAGGCATTCTTATCTGGCCTCCTGCCCGAGCTGCCATTAAGATGTTTTCAGCATTGTTTCGACATCCCACACcattcctttctttttcttctgctctctggAATCCTTCTGGTACTTATATCTCAAATCGGAGCTGACTGGCACATGGACAACAGACAGGGGGGCACACTATGTTATTGGATATCAGaaatcaacttttttttaaatcaggtttTAGATATTCTTTCAGCACACTGAatcactgagctgtgtgtgggAGCAACTGCTGACAAACTCCCCATGGCGTGCTCTCGCTCAGGCCAAGATGCTCTAAAGAGATACAGCATGCCAAACTTTCCCACATGCttggaaaacacaaacagacttgACAGCATTATTTATGTTTCAACATTTTGTTATCTGTTATCTGTCACCAAAGATGTGTGACGACaagtttttaacatttatatttgctatttttacatattttccaTCACAAAAGATAAATGTCAACAAATTTCCAGTTAAGGTACAAAAAACTGAACTATTAGTTGGTGGCTCAAGGGACGGCAAGGTCGGTTGATTTGTTTggtcactttggtccagactgaaatcaATCATCCATCCAATGTCATCAACTATTGCCATGCAATTTTCCTACAGACATTCGttgtccccagaggatgaatccaacCGACTTTGTTGACTtttagcgccaccagcaggttgacattttgtagTTTTTAGTAAAATGTctcgacaactattggatggatttccatgaaatTTAGTAGGCCTACAGACATTCTTGTCTCCCTTAGGATGATTTTTCGTGATGCCCTGACTTGTCATTTACCACCAttgtaaagtcaaaatgtagctgtgtccaatactttggtttatggcTAAACACATaccaaagtaaaaacattcCCACTAGCCTTAGCTGTACGTTgtatttagtgctaattagtaaATGTAAGCATGCTAAAAAGTGacactaagatggtgaacatggttaaCATTATACCAGCTAAATGTTAGCATTGCCATTGGGCGCATGTTAGCAGtcagacattagcatttagctcaaagtacaGCCTTACAGAgttgctagcatggctgtaacTGTTAGTCTTGTAATAAAAATATGGTCTGTGTCATCAGAGGGAATGCTACTGGAGATCAACCTCAGAGCCAACAATAGATAGGGTTATATATagccaaaatgtaaaatatcttATTCTGAACTTGTAGATACACTCAGTTGCCTGTGAGTTTGGTTGTTAGCTAACACTGATGCAGTCTACAACAGTCCTGCAGTAAGGATGTAGCTTGTGGTAGGCTACTGTTGAACTATATTTCATTATACAGAGAGGTGTCTCTGTGATTTAGCCTATCCCCATTGATTTGAGTGTATAGTGAAAGCTCATCTGTTTTAAATACCACATATGGGCAGCAGGGGGCAGAGAGTGTTTGACACCAGAAGCTGGTTCACGATGCCAGCCAGATCACATGAGAGGAATTCAGTCTCATCCTTTCAGTAACCTGGTGTGATGGAGACATTGATGATAGTGCCCAGAGACACTA contains the following coding sequences:
- the LOC115007729 gene encoding protein shisa-5-like; the protein is MQLNGAGYCSSFVDTDGYQHLAEQCGSRYCCGNCKRKYCCSDRIYYFSQAKQERCQGSYPSHKKTNRTAIILGSIIGAGLPILFCVGLITCCVAPCCLCYKKCRKGHNRNPQTARFVTTVVNVPQQPLAPSGYQPSYPGYQPVPAQPGYGGLPNPTAPPSYIEAINPVAIPPGLPMLPFPGQPYAPPPPHTDEFAPLPYNPSYGPNP